One genomic region from Coleofasciculus sp. FACHB-1120 encodes:
- a CDS encoding Uma2 family endonuclease, protein MASTTQRLTLQEFLKLPNIEESPAWELVDGQINQKSMPIAFHSILQKRLMATIDQVDSPYEAFPELRCILSSNSVVPDITVIHQDRVPSENIAVEGAPDWMIEILSPDQSTTKLIAKIQTCLQEGT, encoded by the coding sequence ATGGCTAGCACTACTCAACGGCTCACCCTGCAAGAGTTCCTGAAGCTGCCAAATATTGAGGAGTCGCCAGCTTGGGAGTTAGTAGACGGACAAATAAATCAAAAATCTATGCCCATAGCTTTCCACAGCATCTTGCAGAAACGGCTGATGGCTACAATTGACCAAGTGGATTCACCCTATGAAGCTTTTCCAGAGCTACGCTGCATCTTAAGTAGTAATTCTGTCGTTCCTGATATTACAGTTATTCACCAAGACCGAGTCCCTTCTGAGAATATCGCTGTTGAAGGTGCCCCTGATTGGATGATTGAGATCCTTTCACCCGACCAAAGCACCACTAAATTGATTGCTAAAATTCAAACTTGCCTGCAAGAAGGAACTTAA
- a CDS encoding HdeD family acid-resistance protein encodes MTTDVSTDINKNKGINGSLLTGALLIVLGIVAIAVPNVSTIVAETWIALILASAGATKAVYAFQTREQGGFIWKLLLSALYIATGVMLFFYPLTGVLTLTLLLGSFLLTEGVFNLILAFRVRPQQNWTWVLTDGIITLVLGAMIWFQWPFNAPWLIGTLVGVSVLFTGVSRLMLSLNKRSALNESNQAA; translated from the coding sequence ATGACAACCGACGTTTCTACTGATATCAACAAGAACAAAGGTATTAATGGATCGCTTTTGACTGGCGCTCTTTTGATTGTTTTGGGGATAGTTGCGATCGCTGTACCGAATGTCTCGACAATTGTCGCTGAGACTTGGATTGCTTTGATCCTAGCTAGTGCGGGAGCGACTAAGGCAGTCTATGCCTTTCAAACTCGCGAGCAAGGCGGTTTCATTTGGAAACTCCTGTTGAGCGCCCTCTACATTGCCACAGGCGTAATGCTTTTCTTTTACCCCTTAACAGGTGTCCTGACGCTGACTCTGTTGCTAGGTAGCTTTTTGCTGACAGAAGGTGTATTCAACCTGATCCTGGCATTCCGGGTGCGTCCGCAACAGAATTGGACATGGGTACTGACAGACGGCATCATTACGCTAGTGTTGGGCGCAATGATTTGGTTCCAGTGGCCCTTCAATGCGCCTTGGTTGATTGGGACGCTAGTAGGTGTCAGCGTTCTGTTTACGGGAGTTTCCCGCCTGATGCTGTCACTGAATAAGCGTTCTGCCTTGAATGAATCTAACCAAGCTGCTTAA
- a CDS encoding LL-diaminopimelate aminotransferase translates to MATINDNYLKLKAGYLFPEIARRVNAFAEANTDAKIIRLGIGDVTEPLPEACRTAMIKAVEDMGDRASFKGYGPEQGYAWLREKIAAHDFQARGCDVDASEIFISDGSKCDTGNILDIFGDDNAIAVTDPVYPVYVDTNVMAGHTGAANDKGEFGGLVYIPITAENNFTAEIPSQKVDLIYLCFPNNPTGATATKEHLKAWVNYAKAHGSIIFFDAAYEAFITDPALPHSIYEIEGARDCAIEFRSFSKNAGFTGTRCALTVVPKTLKAQAADGSDVELWKLWNRRQSTKFNGVSYIVQRGAEAVYSEEGQAQTKALVNFYMENAKIIREQLTAAGLAVYGGVNAPYVWVKTPNGLSSWDFFDKLLQTCNVVGTPGSGFGAAGEGYFRISAFNSRENVNEAMKRITEKFKV, encoded by the coding sequence ATGGCAACGATTAACGATAACTACCTCAAACTCAAAGCTGGCTATCTGTTTCCGGAAATTGCGCGGCGGGTGAATGCCTTCGCAGAGGCAAATACTGACGCAAAAATTATTCGCCTGGGAATTGGCGATGTCACCGAACCCCTACCAGAAGCCTGTCGCACGGCGATGATTAAAGCCGTTGAAGATATGGGCGATCGCGCTTCCTTCAAAGGCTATGGCCCAGAACAGGGTTATGCTTGGTTGCGGGAGAAAATTGCGGCGCATGACTTCCAAGCGCGGGGATGCGACGTTGATGCTTCCGAAATCTTCATCTCCGACGGTTCTAAGTGCGACACGGGTAACATTCTCGATATCTTTGGCGACGATAACGCGATCGCTGTCACCGATCCGGTTTATCCCGTGTATGTAGACACCAACGTAATGGCGGGACACACTGGTGCTGCTAACGATAAAGGCGAGTTTGGCGGCTTGGTGTACATACCCATCACCGCAGAGAACAACTTCACCGCTGAGATTCCCTCGCAGAAAGTTGACTTAATTTATCTCTGCTTCCCCAATAATCCTACGGGAGCAACCGCCACCAAGGAACACCTGAAAGCATGGGTGAACTATGCGAAAGCTCATGGCTCAATCATTTTCTTTGATGCGGCTTACGAAGCTTTTATCACCGATCCAGCGCTTCCCCATTCCATCTACGAGATTGAAGGTGCAAGAGATTGTGCGATTGAGTTTCGCTCGTTTTCCAAGAATGCAGGCTTTACCGGAACCCGTTGTGCATTGACGGTTGTGCCGAAAACGCTGAAAGCACAAGCCGCCGATGGTTCTGATGTGGAACTGTGGAAGCTGTGGAACCGCCGCCAGTCCACCAAGTTTAATGGCGTGTCTTACATCGTGCAACGCGGTGCAGAGGCAGTTTACTCTGAGGAAGGACAGGCGCAAACGAAGGCGCTAGTCAACTTCTACATGGAAAATGCCAAGATTATCCGCGAACAACTGACAGCAGCCGGATTAGCGGTGTATGGCGGCGTGAATGCGCCTTATGTGTGGGTGAAAACGCCCAATGGTTTATCGAGTTGGGATTTCTTCGATAAGTTGCTGCAAACTTGCAATGTTGTCGGAACTCCTGGTTCTGGTTTCGGTGCTGCGGGGGAAGGTTATTTCCGCATTTCGGCATTTAATAGCCGGGAAAATGTGAATGAGGCGATGAAGCGAATTACCGAGAAATTTAAAGTGTAA
- a CDS encoding DUF3368 domain-containing protein has product MKVIFNSSPLIFLSRLQFLDSFVDSTDKFYLPIFVAEEISAKSDEACLQVKALIDSGKVSAKTIKLTSLANSINMRLGRGEAEAIALGIELQTDYIILDDFAARKEATRLGLNVKGTLAIIRTLQADSKITIDSLEQLYQDLVGINFRVKRSLFDAIFED; this is encoded by the coding sequence TTGAAGGTCATTTTTAACTCCTCCCCATTAATTTTTTTATCACGGCTGCAATTTTTGGATAGTTTTGTTGACTCTACCGATAAATTCTATCTACCAATATTTGTTGCAGAGGAAATCAGTGCTAAATCTGACGAAGCTTGTCTGCAAGTGAAAGCTTTGATTGATTCCGGTAAAGTTTCAGCCAAGACAATTAAATTAACTTCCTTAGCTAACAGTATAAATATGCGGCTAGGGAGAGGAGAGGCGGAAGCGATCGCGCTTGGTATTGAATTGCAAACAGACTACATTATTTTGGATGATTTTGCAGCCAGGAAGGAAGCAACTCGCTTGGGACTGAATGTTAAGGGAACGTTGGCAATTATTAGGACACTTCAAGCAGATAGCAAAATTACCATTGATAGCTTAGAGCAATTGTATCAAGACCTGGTAGGGATAAATTTCAGGGTTAAGCGATCGCTGTTTGATGCCATCTTTGAGGATTAG
- a CDS encoding flavoredoxin translates to MSDQEEPVIMERISDEALVVRGGANRPVDIQRGIGIHPSPSGVSGVSVQSAAGVSLAELAAAIPHTQVGVTTVEEVRQAGGDVIRTSGRSPYHATLTGLFPEQMSALLTPTIANPARET, encoded by the coding sequence ATGAGCGACCAAGAAGAACCCGTAATCATGGAAAGAATTTCCGATGAAGCTTTGGTGGTTCGAGGAGGTGCTAACCGTCCGGTAGACATTCAGCGAGGGATTGGGATTCATCCAAGTCCAAGTGGTGTAAGTGGAGTATCGGTACAGAGTGCAGCAGGCGTATCTCTAGCAGAACTAGCAGCAGCAATTCCTCATACACAAGTCGGTGTTACAACTGTAGAAGAGGTTCGTCAAGCAGGTGGTGATGTAATTCGCACTTCTGGAAGAAGTCCATATCATGCAACCTTAACTGGACTATTTCCTGAACAGATGAGCGCTCTTTTAACTCCAACAATCGCTAACCCAGCACGAGAAACTTAG
- a CDS encoding diguanylate cyclase, translating to MKKQPSLLVASRNQHNLQLLAQFLIQEGYPILTADSLEEFEQALRHSAQISLALVDISSIDSRICEWLRQEAIPILMLSNQADSIDWQFALIAGAADYRIKPIGKAELLTRVSSILKHKSKHELGKADEKKQRKVTLLRPESPQMFDDLAFRDALTGIANRHHFEEILEREWRRAAREARFLSMIIINLDFFKVFKETYGLQRGDYCLREVAKSLSAAVKRCGDVVARYGGEEFVTLLPDTNRSGAIVVAEAMRLNVTALNISYANSPIGDRVTISLGVATLIPERNSTPQALIAEAQRMLSVAKEEGRDRFKIHPIAGNP from the coding sequence ATGAAGAAACAACCGTCGCTCCTAGTAGCCAGCCGAAACCAACACAACTTGCAACTATTAGCACAATTCCTGATTCAGGAAGGATACCCGATTCTCACCGCTGACAGTTTAGAGGAGTTTGAGCAAGCTTTGAGACATTCGGCGCAAATCAGTCTCGCCTTAGTCGATATCTCTAGCATCGACAGTCGGATTTGCGAATGGCTGCGACAGGAAGCAATCCCCATTCTGATGCTTTCTAATCAGGCTGACTCAATCGACTGGCAGTTTGCACTGATCGCTGGCGCTGCTGACTATCGCATCAAACCCATCGGTAAAGCAGAACTGTTGACGCGAGTGAGTTCAATTTTGAAACACAAATCTAAGCATGAGCTTGGCAAAGCCGACGAGAAGAAGCAGCGAAAAGTGACGCTTCTCCGACCTGAGTCTCCCCAAATGTTCGATGATTTGGCTTTTAGAGACGCCCTGACAGGAATTGCCAACCGCCATCATTTTGAAGAAATTCTGGAACGGGAATGGAGACGTGCTGCCAGAGAGGCAAGGTTTCTGTCGATGATTATCATTAATCTGGATTTTTTCAAGGTTTTTAAAGAGACCTACGGACTTCAGCGAGGCGATTATTGTCTCAGAGAAGTCGCAAAATCTCTCAGCGCTGCTGTGAAAAGATGTGGAGATGTTGTCGCTCGATATGGAGGTGAAGAATTTGTGACACTTCTCCCTGATACCAATCGCTCTGGGGCGATTGTCGTAGCCGAGGCAATGCGTTTAAATGTGACAGCTTTAAATATTTCCTACGCAAATTCCCCGATTGGGGATCGAGTGACTATCAGTTTAGGCGTTGCTACGTTGATTCCTGAGAGAAATTCCACACCGCAAGCTTTGATTGCTGAAGCGCAAAGGATGCTATCTGTAGCCAAAGAAGAAGGACGCGATCGCTTTAAAATCCATCCGATTGCAGGGAATCCGTAG
- a CDS encoding HEAT repeat domain-containing protein — MMLLSVLEQATIAAQQKNWSLLNQCLQQLPLSKEEGRQGESERGEDSNSLYLEQLLNLALDVLDAGDFQERWEVAKVLPKLGEGAIAPLISILKDEDADLEERWFAGRILGEFDNPAVITALVELLKTSEDEELTVAAAAALAHIGSPAVEALTELLAEPETRLLAVRSLAQIRRSETIAPLLNVVQDPQSSIRAAAIEALGSFHDSRIPPVLMDALQDPAAQVRKEAVIGLGMRSDLLEELDLVTQLQPLLFDFNLEVCQHSAIALGRLGTDEAAAALFQVLASPNTPLSLQVDIVRSLPQTAAALEYLQQALSVESPVLWQEIVTVLGRVDSPRLVPTAAKILVTALESESSTAQDPKVKQAVAMAWGQLGDAIAINQLIELLADPDAGVKLHAIAALKKFPVAYQQLKQLANNENLTPELKQGIAIALKEWTVNRD, encoded by the coding sequence ATGATGTTATTAAGTGTTTTAGAGCAGGCTACTATTGCGGCACAGCAAAAAAACTGGTCATTGTTAAACCAATGCTTGCAGCAACTGCCACTTAGCAAAGAAGAGGGAAGGCAGGGGGAGTCGGAAAGAGGAGAAGATTCTAACTCGCTTTACTTAGAGCAATTACTGAACCTGGCTTTAGATGTACTTGACGCCGGGGATTTTCAGGAACGGTGGGAAGTGGCGAAGGTGTTACCCAAGCTAGGGGAAGGCGCGATCGCACCTTTGATTTCCATCCTGAAAGACGAAGACGCAGACTTGGAGGAGCGTTGGTTCGCTGGTCGCATCTTGGGAGAATTTGACAATCCTGCCGTCATCACCGCCTTAGTAGAGCTGCTGAAAACATCTGAGGATGAAGAACTCACCGTGGCAGCAGCGGCTGCTTTAGCGCATATCGGCTCCCCTGCTGTGGAGGCATTGACCGAATTATTAGCAGAACCAGAGACACGACTGTTAGCCGTGCGATCGCTTGCCCAGATCCGCCGTTCCGAAACGATTGCGCCTCTCCTGAACGTGGTTCAAGATCCCCAATCTTCGATTCGAGCCGCGGCGATTGAAGCACTGGGTAGTTTTCACGACAGCCGGATTCCGCCAGTATTGATGGATGCCTTGCAAGATCCAGCGGCACAGGTGAGAAAAGAAGCCGTAATTGGCTTGGGGATGCGTTCCGATTTATTAGAAGAATTGGATCTGGTAACTCAGCTGCAACCGCTGCTATTTGACTTTAATTTGGAAGTTTGCCAGCATAGTGCGATCGCATTAGGACGGCTGGGGACAGATGAAGCCGCCGCTGCCTTGTTTCAGGTACTCGCGTCCCCGAATACGCCGCTTAGCTTGCAAGTAGACATCGTGCGATCGCTCCCCCAAACAGCAGCCGCCTTGGAGTATTTGCAACAAGCTCTTTCTGTTGAGTCTCCGGTGTTATGGCAGGAAATTGTCACCGTTTTAGGGCGAGTGGATTCTCCAAGATTAGTCCCAACCGCCGCTAAAATCCTGGTGACAGCACTTGAATCAGAAAGCTCAACTGCTCAAGATCCCAAGGTTAAACAAGCGGTAGCAATGGCATGGGGACAGCTAGGCGATGCCATCGCGATCAACCAGTTAATTGAGCTGTTGGCAGATCCCGATGCGGGGGTAAAACTGCACGCGATTGCTGCCCTCAAAAAATTTCCCGTCGCTTACCAGCAATTAAAACAACTCGCTAACAACGAAAATCTCACCCCCGAATTAAAACAAGGGATAGCGATCGCTTTAAAAGAATGGACAGTTAATCGTGATTAG
- a CDS encoding PAS domain-containing sensor histidine kinase has product MSRILLLVEQKENRRLLSEWLAGHHEVLLPDEKENRREGAEESGSREEILFSPQPRRDALNRHLLSSQPSQPEWGLPALAALSTQHGQGTVLPLPLSPQSLILNIPFDLCILDSLALQQLWEQVQARKASELPVFLPFLLIVPRQDVGLMTRHLWKSVDELVTIPIEKMELQVRVEMLLRTRQLSWDLKQCHAELKETNERSQQEIVKHQQAEAQLRQSEEKFRQFLEAAPDAIAIVGASDRIVLVNTQTEKMFGYERDELLGNTLEMLLPDYIRRVHDKERTDSCCEPQVPPMGVGFELFARRKDGSEFPVDVSLSHIETPQGFLVTSIIRNITVRKQAEEEIHKALEQERQLGELKSRFVSMVSHEFRNPLTSISLSAHMLEHCSNEWSQEKKSKYLLRIKDIVRNMTDLLEDVLLIGRADAGKSEFNPVSLDLTEFCRNLVEEIQMSASNQHQINFVSNQTQLNPESLNSEVSSLQCSHLEVLTSYENESDTIVFMDEKLLRQILNNLLSNAIKYSPQGGIVHFALTYENREATFQIRDEGIGIPPADLSRLFETFHRAKNVGKIPGTGLGLAIVKRCVEIHGGKIAVDSQVGVGTTFSVTLPC; this is encoded by the coding sequence ATGAGCCGGATTTTGTTGCTTGTAGAGCAAAAAGAAAACCGCCGCCTGCTCTCAGAGTGGCTTGCTGGGCATCACGAAGTATTGCTACCCGATGAAAAAGAGAACAGAAGAGAGGGAGCCGAGGAGTCAGGGAGCCGGGAAGAAATATTATTCAGCCCTCAGCCTCGTAGAGACGCGCTCAATCGGCATCTCCTCAGTTCTCAGCCTTCTCAGCCGGAATGGGGTCTCCCCGCCCTAGCGGCGCTCAGCACTCAGCACGGGCAGGGTACTGTTCTGCCCCTTCCGCTCAGTCCTCAATCCTTAATCCTCAACATTCCTTTTGATCTATGCATTTTAGATAGCTTGGCTCTACAACAGCTTTGGGAACAGGTACAAGCTAGAAAAGCATCTGAATTACCAGTTTTTCTGCCATTTCTGTTGATTGTTCCTCGTCAGGATGTGGGGTTGATGACTCGACACTTGTGGAAAAGTGTTGATGAGTTAGTCACCATCCCCATTGAGAAGATGGAATTGCAGGTGCGAGTGGAGATGTTGTTGCGGACGCGACAACTCTCGTGGGATCTCAAACAGTGCCATGCTGAGTTAAAGGAGACAAACGAGCGATCGCAACAGGAAATTGTCAAGCATCAGCAAGCAGAAGCCCAACTCCGACAAAGCGAAGAAAAATTCCGGCAGTTTCTCGAAGCAGCACCAGACGCGATCGCAATTGTTGGCGCAAGCGATCGCATCGTTCTCGTTAACACTCAAACTGAGAAAATGTTTGGCTATGAACGCGATGAATTGCTTGGCAATACCTTGGAGATGTTGCTACCCGATTACATCCGGCGCGTACACGATAAAGAACGCACCGACTCTTGTTGTGAACCTCAAGTCCCACCAATGGGAGTGGGTTTTGAGCTATTTGCCCGACGCAAGGATGGCAGTGAGTTCCCCGTAGATGTCAGCCTCAGCCACATTGAAACCCCGCAAGGATTTCTCGTCACTAGCATTATCCGCAACATCACCGTTCGCAAGCAAGCAGAAGAAGAAATTCACAAGGCGTTAGAACAAGAGCGACAATTAGGTGAATTGAAATCTCGCTTTGTGTCAATGGTTTCTCACGAGTTTCGCAATCCGCTGACCTCGATTTCTCTTTCTGCCCATATGTTAGAACATTGCTCTAATGAATGGTCTCAGGAGAAAAAAAGCAAATATTTACTGCGGATTAAAGACATCGTGAGAAATATGACAGATTTGTTAGAAGATGTGCTTTTAATCGGCAGAGCAGATGCTGGAAAATCAGAATTCAACCCAGTCTCCCTCGACCTAACAGAATTCTGCCGTAATTTAGTAGAAGAAATCCAAATGAGTGCTAGCAATCAGCACCAGATAAATTTTGTTAGCAATCAAACCCAACTCAATCCTGAAAGTTTAAATAGTGAAGTTTCCTCTCTTCAATGTTCTCATCTAGAAGTTTTAACCAGTTATGAAAATGAATCCGACACCATCGTTTTTATGGATGAAAAATTGCTGCGACAAATACTTAATAATTTGTTGTCCAATGCCATTAAATATTCCCCCCAAGGCGGTATCGTGCATTTTGCATTGACTTATGAGAATAGAGAGGCAACTTTTCAAATTAGAGATGAAGGAATCGGCATTCCTCCAGCAGATTTATCCCGGCTCTTTGAAACATTTCATCGAGCCAAAAATGTTGGTAAAATTCCTGGAACTGGCTTAGGGCTGGCAATTGTCAAAAGATGCGTAGAAATACATGGAGGCAAAATAGCAGTGGATAGCCAAGTTGGGGTAGGCACGACTTTTTCCGTGACACTTCCTTGTTAA